From Ostrinia nubilalis chromosome 9, ilOstNubi1.1, whole genome shotgun sequence, one genomic window encodes:
- the LOC135074715 gene encoding NADH-ubiquinone oxidoreductase subunit 8-like, with amino-acid sequence MSLVKIFSLSTRARVACTSNILARHASSGEGRVEKVYPQELPGYKYVNAEDPNMNFKEMTDRAAQTMFWTELVRGFAVTLAHIFKEPATINYPFEKGPLSPRFRGEHALRRYPSGEERCIACKLCEAICPAQAITIEAEERKDGSRRTTRYDIDMTKCIYCGFCQEACPVDAIVEGPNFEFSTETHEELLYNKEKLLSNGDKWESEIATNIRADHLYR; translated from the exons ATGTCGTTAGTGAAAATATTTTCTCTTTCCACTcgag CTCGTGTAGCTTGCACTAGCAACATACTGGCCCGCCATGCCAGCTCAGGAGAGGGCCGTGTAGAGAAGGTATACCCACAAGAACTGCCGGGCTACAAATATGTGAATGCCGAGGATCCCAACATGAATTTCAAAGAGATGACTGACAGAGCTGCCCAGACTATGTTTTGGACTGAGCTGGTCAGAGGGTTTGCTGTAACTCTAGCCCATATATTCAAG GAACCAGCAACAATCAACTACCCATTTGAGAAGGGACCCTTGTCACCCCGTTTCCGTGGCGAGCATGCCCTCCGTCGATACCCCTCTGGGGAGGAGAGGTGCATTGCTTGCAAACTCTGTGAAGCTATTTGCCCTGCTCAG GCTATCACAATCGAAGCTGAAGAGAGAAAAGATGGCTCACGACGAACAACACGCTACGACATTGATATGACTAAGTGCATCTACTGTGGATTCTGTCAG GAGGCTTGCCCTGTCGACGCGATTGTCGAAGGACCCAACTTTGAGTTCTCCACCGAGACCCACGAAGAACTCCTATACAACAAGGAGAAACTTCTGTCCAACGGTGACAAGTGGGAAAGTGAAATCGCTACCAACATCAGAGCAGACCATCTTTACCGCTAA
- the LOC135074714 gene encoding deoxynucleoside kinase-like, which produces MSNMRGMTNAARVLTKRPFRVSIEGNIGSGKSTCIKFFDKYPNVEKHAEPLNEWRDVSGHNLLGLVYSDLQKWTFPFQHYVHLSRLKIQTSPPASPNITVKMFERSVQNSRFCFVENARRHDILHDAEFQVLNEWYTYVEKNLDISLDLIVYLKSSPQVVWERMMRRGRAEESEVPLDYLQQVHDAYESWLSSPDIGCEVLTIDADRSIDCVMEDLERYSYKILGGNHTN; this is translated from the exons ATGTCTAATATGAGGGGTATGACGAACGCAGCCCGTGTCCTGACTAAACGACCGTTCAGAGTATCCATAGAAGGCAATATAGGCTCTGGAAAGTCGACGTGCATCAAGTTTTTCGACAAGTATCCTAATGTTGAAAAACATGCG GAACCTCTGAACGAGTGGCGAGACGTCAGCGGCCACAACTTACTGGGCCTCGTGTACAGCGATCTGCAGAAGTGGACCTTCCCGTTCCAACACTATGTCCATCTCTCCAGGCTCAAGATCCAGACCAGCCCCCCGGCCAGCCCTAATATTACTGTCAAGATGTTTGAAAG ATCTGTTCAGAATAGTAGGTTTTGTTTCGTCGAGAATGCAAGAAGGCACGACATTCTCCATGATGCGGAATTCCAGGTTCTAAACGAGTGGTACACATACGTAGAGAAGAATCTGGATATTAGCTTGGATCTGATAG TGTATCTGAAGAGTTCACCACAAGTGGTCTGGGAGAGAATGATGAGACGAGGCAGAGCAGAGGAATCGGAAGTGCCCCTGGATTATCTACAACAG GTCCATGATGCATACGAAAGTTGGCTGAGTTCTCCAGACATTGGCTGTGAAGTGCTGACCATAGATGCCGACCGAAGCATAGACTGTGTGATGGAAGACTTAGAGAGATACAGCTACAAAATACTCGGAGGAAACCATACAAACTAA
- the LOC135074775 gene encoding pyridoxal-dependent decarboxylase domain-containing protein 1, with amino-acid sequence MGDTPASDSESNKQSPKSEASPEEGRRPFGGLEFQVSEVVGRLEAGVNAQDVAEEEKKPEPRKISAGFFEPDEMPMDEILKVLEDLVLKTDTNCETMEPPLLPTDAVTRATILSHSISALFGRLDRSHAARLGAHIASETTRWMAHMFRLADYNAFYHHEHLEGLVRVTRMLLHHRYPRYLEDGALAFTNRLPCIYSCVASPLGIVQHLCRQLGLPLACVRPVPVNADGKGMDIEALERLCDEDVAANKTPLLVLGEVGAPPLGWGSPLATLGAICTRRNLHLHVRGHALALPAASGRDQSFSIADSVTLTPGPWFGIPGLPTVTFYKIPEAITANDHSKAVSSVGSREGALAALAGLSGGGGRLPALPLWTCIRAAGARRLTQRLNAAFRSARAAHTVVSQAQLRLLSDRPGGDEPPNVDIVEAVSQASACVAFQFAPPDVEKPPPYYDKLNSWLGQVLQREAEMLSIEVCETESHGIVLRYCPLEGSLLEEDKVEAWAGELEAQLHVLHATVSLRDPFHQRVNEHPYLKLVHVPGWAGLGGVRFVPPGWEEASPDDLNALNRQLVDTLRESDGAFSCGDGEDGMACLVDTLRESDGAFSCGDGEDGMACVSNSWLTLYGSQTEPSLVETLVDTLRESDGAFSCGDGEDGMACVSWLTLYGSQTEPSLVGTVKTAWRVSGNRRLVDTLRESGGAFSCGDGEDGMACVRFGMVTADTDIEELLELVATAGRDVEERSRVLTDMSEVVKKGIEAAQADLERESAERLWQEGLLRRVPVVGRVVDWWSPSAAPPPIGRRLHLGLGTLQTTDDVYRKGSFGACPWWAAWWTGGRPAPRRRLLAEDYTLGWGLCRLLTMFTAKRLWQEGLLRRVPVVGRVVDWWSPSAAPPPIGRRLHLGLGTLQTTDDVYRSVDK; translated from the exons ATGGGAGATACACCAGCTTCAGATTCCGAATCCAACAAACAAAGCCCGAAAAGCGAGGCTTCCCCTGAAGAG GGCCGGCGTCCGTTTGGCGGGCTAGAATTCCAGGTTTCAGAAGTGGTAGGCCGGCTCGAGGCCGGCGTGAACGCCCAAGATGTGGCGGAAGAGGAAAAAAAGCCGGAACCGCGTAAAATCAGTGCGGGGTTCTTCGAGCCCGATGAAATGCCAATGGATGAGATTTTGAAGGTTTTAGAGGATCTGGTGTTGAAGACTGACACTAATTGTGAGACTATGGAGCCTCCGTTGCTGCCTACGGATGCTGTGACGAGAGCGACGATTCTGTCTCATAGTATATCCGCGTTGTTTGGGAGGCTGGATCGGTCTCACGCAGCGAGACTCGGCGCACACATAGCGAGTGAGACCACTCGCTGGATGGCGCACATGTTCAG ACTGGCGGATTACAATGCGTTCTATCACCACGAGCACTTGGAGGGCCTGGTTCGAGTCACACGGATGCTCCTGCACCACAGATACCCTCGCTATTTGGAGGACGGAG CGCTGGCGTTCACAAACCGGCTGCCCTGCATATACAGCTGTGTGGCCAGTCCACTGGGCATAGTGCAGCACCTCTGCAGGCAACTGGGCCTGCCGCTAGCCTGTGTCAGGCCTGTGCCGGTCAATGCTGATG gcAAGGGCATGGACATCGAAGCTCTAGAGCGCCTATGCGACGAAGATGTAGCGGCCAACAAGACGCCCCTACTAGTGCTGGGCGAGGTGGGTGCCCCCCCGTTAGGCTGGGGGTCACCGCTCGCCACTTTGGGGGCCATTTGCACTAGGAGGAACCTGCATTTGCATGTGAGGGGCCATGCTTTGGCTTTGCCCGCTGCTAGTGGAAGAGATCAG AGTTTCAGCATAGCAGATTCAGTCACACTAACTCCAGGGCCTTGGTTTGGAATACCTGGACTGCCTACTGTT ACATTTTACAAAATACCAGAAGCGATCACTGCCAACGATCACTCAAAAGCTGTTAGTTCG GTGGGCAGCAGGGAAGGCGCGCTAGCAGCCCTGGCAGGGCTGTCAGGCGGCGGCGGGCGTCTGCCGGCGCTACCGTTATGGACGTGCATCCGAGCGGCGGGCGCGCGCCGGCTCACGCAGCGTTTGAACGCCGCGTTTAGATCCGCACGCGCCGCGCATACGGTGGTGTCGCAGGCGCAGCTTAGGCTATTG AGCGATCGACCCGGCGGCGATGAGCCTCCAAATGTAGACATAGTA GAAGCAGTGAGCCAAGCGTCCGCGTGTGTAGCCTTCCAGTTTGCGCCGCCAGACGTGGAGAAGCCGCCGCCGTACTACGACAAGCTCAACTCCTGGCTTGGACAAGTGCTGCAGAGAGAGGCTGAGATG CTAAGCATAGAAGTATGCGAAACAGAATCCCACGGCATAGTCCTCCGGTACTGTCCTTTAGAAGGCTCTTTGCTTGAAGAAGACAAAGTTGAAGCCTGGGCCGGCGAGTTAGAAGCACAACTACACGTGCTACACGCGACCGTGTCCCTCAGAGACCCCTTCCACCAAAGGGTTAACGAGCATCCGTACTTGAAGTTGGTGCATGTACCCGGCTGGGCTG GTCTAGGCGGAGTCCGGTTCGTGCCTCCAGGCTGGGAGGAAGCGTCGCCAGATGACCTCAATGCCCTCAACCGACAGTTGGTTGACACTCTACGCGAGTCAGACGGAGCCTTCTCTTGTGGGGACGGGGAAGACGGCATGGCGTGT CTGGTTGACACTCTACGCGAGTCAGACGGCGCCTTCTCTTGTGGGGACGGGGAAGACGGCATGGCTTGTGTCAG CAACAGCTGGTTGACACTCTACGGGAGTCAGACGGAGCCTTCTCTTGTGGAGACG CTGGTTGACACTCTACGGGAGTCAGACGGAGCCTTCTCTTGTGGGGACGGGGAAGACGGCATGGCGTGTGTCAG CTGGTTGACACTCTACGGGAGTCAGACGGAGCCTTCTCTTGTGGGGACGGTGAAGACGGCATGGCGTGTGTCAG GGAACCGACGGTTGGTTGACACTCTACGGGAGTCAGGCGGAGCCTTCTCTTGTGGGGACGGGGAAGACGGCATGGCTTGTGTCAG ATTCGGCATGGTCACAGCTGATACGGACATAGAGGAACTACTAGAGCTGGTGGCGACGGCCGGCCGCGACGTGGAGGAGAGGTCGCGCGTGCTCACAGACATGAGCGAAGTCGTCAAGAAAG GAATCGAAGCAGCGCAAGCGGATTTGGAGCGCGAAAGTGCGGAACGACTATGGCAGGAAGGGCTTCTTCGACGCGTGCCCGTGGTGGGCCGCGTGGTGGACTGGTGGTCgcccagcgccgcgccgccgcctatTGGCCGAAGACTACATCTTGGGCTGGGGACTTTGCAGACTACTGACGATGTTTACAG GAAGGGCTCCTTCGGCGCGTGCCCGTGGTGGGCCGCGTGGTGGACTGGTGGTCgcccagcgccgcgccgccgcctatTGGCCGAAGACTACACCTTGGGCTGGGGACTTTGCAGACTACTGACGATGTTTACAG CCAAGAGGCTATGGCAGGAAGGGCTCCTTCGACGCGTGCCCGTGGTGGGCCGCGTGGTGGACTGGTGGTCgcccagcgccgcgccgccgcctatTGGCCGAAGACTACACCTTGGGCTGGGGACTTTGCAGACTACTGACGATGTGTACAGGTCAGTTGATAAATAG